ACTGCCTTTTCAGATAAGCTTGACATCTTTTTTTTATGTCATATAATTATACTGTTATACTCTTATTTATTTGAGCATACCACATATGTACTATAAAATTATGAATACAAAACGCTGCGTTTTAACCCAGAAGCATATCGAAATATTAAATCACAAACAAAATAGTAAAACTATAAATATTCCACACCaatcaaattaattttatttagtcaTAATAAGCACTGCAGACGGCACCAGACCCAGAACATCTAgcggtttttcgaaatcttcaTCTGTAAAAACTTTGCGTGGAAATGATGTCATTAGATTAAAGGGTGCTTCGTCACCAGTTTTCAGTTGTATAAAAACGCGTACCGCAGACAATTGCTCTTTAACATTGAATGTTTCAGTAAGAGTGGAACCGTCACGTAAACGAATTTGTATGCGCGTTTGCGTGTAGTCCTTTAGTGCTGCTCGTACACTAGATGTAGACGCTGTGGCTGGTGGCAGCGTGGGTGAAGTTACTGGTGAAGGTGATTCAACTAGATTTTGTTCCCTAAGTTTTTTTAAAGTTACTTTtatacatttaaatattaatgatttatttatttactacctGGCTTTACGGGCCGCTTTATCTGCTTCGATTTGTGCACGTACACGTTCCCTTGCAGCTTTTTCTTCAGCTTTTTCACGTTTGCGTTGGTCAACAATCTTTTTCATTTCCAACTCTTCCATACGCTTGCGCGCTTCAGTCATATCTTTTCCTGATTTTATACGATTTTTCTCTCGTTCTAAGGCCTCAGCCTTTTCACGCTCTTCACGCTCACGtcgtttttgttttagtttttcctCAATTAAAGCGAGTTGCGCCTTCTTTTCTTCTTCAGTTAGTGGTTTCTTTTCTTCCGTAGATTCTGAGAAATTGCTGTGACCAGTTTTAGCGGCATGAAACTCGACTTCAGTTTGATCTTTGCATAATTTTCCGCAATCGTCGCACTTTAGAGATTTTGCTTCGGCGCCTGTGGATGTAGTAGGGTCTGTAGAGTTCTCAGTATTCTCAACTACTGATGCAGTGTTATCGGCGCTAGCTGCTGCCGGAGCTGATTCAGTTGGTATCTCTTCATCGGCATGGGCCAGTAACCATTCCATAGCCGGTTCTACACCTTTGTTATTGGTAACTTTTATAGCATATTCCCTTCAAAGAAATTGTTATTTTAGAacttgcatatatgtatatatataatgcaTTGCATGACgaatgaaaaaaaattagattcagGACGCCGGATAGTTTTTATTCTTTACTTACACCTTTTCCTTAGCAAAGCCCATGTCAACTAGTGTTTGGACGTCAGCCATAATGGTCTTAATGAATTGATTGTGTTAATTAGTCCTtaatatattagaaaatatagttatattttctaaattgccaaaaattttatttgcaatctagagttggatttcgattcgatttttaatcgTTTCAATCGCTTTAAGAAAtgaagaatcgattttctttttagaATCGCTCGATTTTTTTAGACTTCGAGGTTTTGATCATGATACATGATACCTACTGTTGTACCATGGTTTTGATCAGCAACAATAGGTACAATttcatatttattaataaaaacgtgcagaaaatatattttttgtaattttttataaattaagcTTTATTGGCGCATATTCATGgatcggtagtagtgcagtttacggtacccaccctaaagttgggctaagattttcgagtgaggtatcaaaagacgcgtattaatctcgaaaacaataatccgaaggcggaaaagaaaaatgttatctctgtccggagatatttgcagttgaagttggcgattttcatgtggt
The Eurosta solidaginis isolate ZX-2024a chromosome 5, ASM4086904v1, whole genome shotgun sequence DNA segment above includes these coding regions:
- the LOC137252900 gene encoding UBX domain-containing protein 1, translating into MADVQTLVDMGFAKEKVEYAIKVTNNKGVEPAMEWLLAHADEEIPTESAPAAASADNTASVVENTENSTDPTTSTGAEAKSLKCDDCGKLCKDQTEVEFHAAKTGHSNFSESTEEKKPLTEEEKKAQLALIEEKLKQKRREREEREKAEALEREKNRIKSGKDMTEARKRMEELEMKKIVDQRKREKAEEKAARERVRAQIEADKAARKAREQNLVESPSPVTSPTLPPATASTSSVRAALKDYTQTRIQIRLRDGSTLTETFNVKEQLSAVRVFIQLKTGDEAPFNLMTSFPRKVFTDEDFEKPLDVLGLVPSAVLIMTK